One genomic segment of Vibrio quintilis includes these proteins:
- a CDS encoding Trm112 family protein, translating into MDHRLLEIVACPVCKGKLTYDKVHQELICKFDRLAYPIQDGIPVLLEPEARSMTMDEGQ; encoded by the coding sequence ATGGATCATCGTTTGCTTGAAATTGTTGCTTGCCCTGTATGTAAAGGTAAGCTGACTTATGACAAAGTTCATCAGGAACTTATCTGTAAATTTGATCGTTTAGCCTATCCGATTCAGGATGGCATCCCGGTGTTACTTGAACCAGAAGCACGTTCAATGACGATGGATGAGGGACAATAA
- the lpxK gene encoding tetraacyldisaccharide 4'-kinase — protein sequence MIEKLWFSNHWLRWILAPVLWPLSLVYKYVSETRKQTYSSGRKPVYRPQIPIVIVGNITAGGNGKTPVVIWLVEMLLQHGMKPGVVSRGYGGKSSVYPLLLSEETAVEACGDEPMLIYQRTGVPVAVDPVRSSAVKMLLSEGVDIIITDDGLQHYALARDIEIVVVDGQRRFGNGRYIPYGPMRESVSRLKTVDFIINNGGEVIDNEIGMKLAPQMAVNLTDGRKVPVSCLANPVAFAGIGNPSRFFDTLSHLGVNLVDSKSFSDHQDFDFESLETFCSSGEHVIMTEKDAVKCRKFAKDNWWYLPVSATFHPADEQRVIKLIKKVAEEYGSSFA from the coding sequence TTGATAGAGAAGCTATGGTTTTCTAATCATTGGTTACGCTGGATACTGGCTCCGGTTTTGTGGCCTTTAAGCCTCGTGTACAAATATGTGAGCGAGACCCGGAAGCAGACTTATTCTTCCGGGCGAAAGCCTGTCTACAGGCCGCAGATTCCGATCGTTATCGTCGGTAATATTACAGCCGGAGGAAATGGTAAGACGCCGGTTGTGATCTGGCTTGTTGAGATGCTGTTGCAACATGGTATGAAGCCGGGCGTCGTTTCGAGAGGCTATGGTGGAAAGTCTTCTGTCTATCCGCTATTGCTTTCAGAAGAAACAGCTGTTGAAGCGTGTGGTGATGAACCTATGCTGATTTATCAGCGTACCGGTGTCCCTGTTGCCGTCGATCCGGTGCGATCGTCGGCAGTGAAAATGTTATTAAGTGAAGGTGTAGATATCATTATTACCGATGATGGTCTGCAACATTACGCGTTAGCCAGAGACATTGAAATTGTTGTTGTTGATGGTCAACGCCGGTTTGGAAATGGCAGGTATATTCCTTATGGCCCGATGCGGGAGTCGGTTTCGCGCCTGAAGACAGTCGATTTTATTATTAATAATGGCGGGGAAGTTATCGATAATGAAATCGGGATGAAGCTTGCCCCCCAAATGGCGGTCAATTTAACCGATGGACGGAAAGTCCCCGTAAGTTGTCTTGCAAATCCCGTGGCTTTTGCCGGTATTGGAAATCCGTCCCGGTTTTTTGATACGTTGAGCCATCTGGGTGTGAATTTAGTTGATTCAAAGTCATTTTCTGATCATCAGGATTTTGATTTTGAATCCCTGGAAACTTTTTGTTCATCCGGTGAGCATGTCATCATGACGGAAAAAGATGCAGTGAAATGCAGAAAATTTGCGAAGGATAACTGGTGGTATTTACCCGTATCTGCAACCTTTCATCCGGCAGATGAACAAAGGGTTATTAAATTAATTAAAAAAGTGGCGGAAGAGTATGGATCATCGTTTGCTTGA
- the msbA gene encoding lipid A ABC transporter ATP-binding protein/permease MsbA: MSNMSDETTWVTFKRLWGYIRLYKAGLVAAVIALILNASADTYMVSLLKPLLDEGFGSAESDFLKILPLIILGMMFLRGVSSFVSAYCLSWVSGQVVMNMRRNIFNHFMHMPVSFFDRESTGGLLSRITYDSEQVAGATSRALVSIVREGASIIGLLGLMFWNSWQLSLVLIIVAPMVAFGISLVSKRFRKISKNMQNAMGQVTSSAEQMLKGHKVVLSYGGHDIERKRFEKVSNHMRQQSMKLVSAQSVADPVIQMIASLALVTVLFLASVDSIRAELTPGTFTVIFSAMFGLMRPLKALTGVTSQFQRGMAASQTLFAFMDLELEKDSGTYNAKEVRGEIQVKDVSFTYLGKEKPALSNISFSIGQGKTVALVGRSGSGKSTIANLFTRFYDIDSGEIYLDGHDIYDYRLSNLRQHFALVSQNVHLFNDTIANNIAYAATETYSREQIEEAARLAYAMEFIQNMPDGLDTIIGENGASLSGGQRQRIAIARALLRDAPVLILDEATSALDTESERAIQLALKELQKDKTVLVIAHRLSTIEDADEILVIDEGEIIERGHHQELLSRSGAYAQLHQIQFSG; the protein is encoded by the coding sequence ATGTCAAATATGAGTGATGAAACAACCTGGGTAACTTTCAAACGCCTTTGGGGTTATATTCGGTTATACAAAGCTGGTTTAGTTGCTGCGGTCATCGCGTTAATACTGAATGCATCTGCTGACACATATATGGTCTCCTTATTAAAACCATTACTTGATGAGGGTTTTGGTTCTGCTGAGTCAGATTTTCTGAAGATATTGCCACTTATTATTCTTGGAATGATGTTCTTGAGGGGAGTGAGCAGTTTTGTTTCAGCCTACTGTTTGAGCTGGGTGTCTGGGCAGGTTGTCATGAATATGAGAAGGAATATATTTAATCATTTTATGCATATGCCAGTCAGTTTTTTTGACAGGGAATCGACGGGTGGCTTACTTTCCAGAATAACATATGATTCTGAGCAGGTCGCAGGTGCAACCAGCAGAGCTTTAGTGAGTATTGTGCGTGAAGGTGCCAGCATTATTGGTTTACTGGGGTTAATGTTTTGGAACAGCTGGCAGCTTTCTTTAGTGTTGATTATTGTTGCCCCGATGGTTGCGTTCGGGATTAGTCTTGTTTCAAAGAGATTCCGCAAAATTTCAAAGAATATGCAAAATGCAATGGGCCAGGTCACTTCTTCCGCTGAGCAAATGCTGAAAGGACATAAAGTCGTTTTAAGTTATGGCGGACATGATATCGAGCGGAAGAGGTTTGAAAAAGTAAGCAACCATATGCGTCAGCAGTCAATGAAGTTGGTGTCAGCTCAATCGGTGGCTGACCCGGTGATTCAAATGATTGCATCTCTGGCTTTAGTGACCGTTCTGTTCCTTGCCAGTGTAGACTCGATTCGTGCGGAGCTCACTCCCGGTACTTTTACGGTTATTTTTTCTGCAATGTTTGGTTTAATGCGTCCTTTAAAAGCATTAACTGGTGTGACATCTCAATTTCAGAGAGGGATGGCCGCAAGTCAGACTTTATTTGCTTTCATGGATCTTGAACTTGAGAAAGATTCAGGGACTTACAACGCGAAAGAAGTTCGGGGAGAAATTCAGGTTAAAGACGTTTCATTTACCTATCTGGGTAAAGAAAAGCCAGCTCTGTCGAATATATCGTTTTCTATCGGCCAGGGGAAAACAGTTGCACTGGTGGGGCGTTCAGGGTCGGGGAAAAGTACGATAGCTAATTTGTTCACCCGTTTTTATGATATTGACTCAGGTGAAATATATCTGGATGGACATGATATCTATGACTACCGGCTGTCTAATCTGAGGCAGCATTTTGCCTTGGTTTCTCAGAACGTCCATTTATTTAATGACACGATAGCTAACAATATTGCCTATGCTGCAACCGAGACATATTCCCGTGAGCAGATCGAAGAAGCGGCCCGTTTGGCATATGCTATGGAGTTTATTCAGAATATGCCGGATGGGTTAGATACCATTATCGGTGAAAATGGAGCAAGTCTCTCCGGTGGTCAGCGCCAGCGTATTGCAATTGCCAGAGCATTATTGAGAGATGCGCCGGTTCTGATTCTTGATGAGGCGACTTCAGCGCTGGATACTGAGTCTGAACGGGCTATTCAGCTTGCTTTAAAAGAACTTCAAAAAGATAAAACAGTTCTTGTGATTGCACACCGGCTTTCAACCATAGAAGATGCTGATGAGATTCTGGTGATTGATGAAGGTGAGATTATTGAACGGGGTCATCATCAGGAATTGTTGTCACGCTCTGGTGCATATGCTCAGTTACATCAAATTCAATTTAGTGGGTAG
- a CDS encoding DNA internalization-related competence protein ComEC/Rec2, with amino-acid sequence MTLIRNGRYFFPYIFTLCSSSFWPVMPDVKWCGLPALLLLISVYIRRCHWVTAFCLAVIVALIHGNLMKWQASMILHSGHDITINAEVDSFFKQNSFGYSGNIHILSINQIKISTLIQPKVKLYSPVQLSPGDIVCFHVRVKPIIGLLNEAGFDSEKYYFGKHIVARLFVEKQSDFIVITPPSFRIMLYKRIEKLIEYNQYRPLLLALSFSDRNEISSQLWQQLKETGLAHLIAISGLHIGIAYLLGFSFGSVIARTGRYLLWFPVLIGGITAIAYAWLAGFSLPTQRALCMIGVYLLLQIQQVQVSIAQKYLITLSFLLTLDPFSCVLSSFWLSFLSVFFVLYFANQSREELAGIRQWIKGHVRLTICMLPVSALFFGGISILSPLYNLIWIPWFSFVIVPGVFLAIIMSIIEPSMAIWFWKLTEYLLKPVAFSFDFARYSWVYISDHLSMCMLILVLIFLIRHLFTRKIFYLFILLTVGRYVYVLPGRTWQVDILDVGHGLAILIEKNQHYVLYDTGKGWGAGSIAQSVIDPILHRRGASHFDGLILSHLDNDHAGGRKWIENHWHPVWKRSSQLLKNYLPCIQGELWVWQGLQFDVLWPPSLVKRAYNQHSCVIRITDVTHHHTVMLTGDMTAENEQQIIRQMSALRSNVLIVPHHGSHTSSTRQFIAQVHPQVAIASTGKDNQWHLPDVHVMQRYESLGIPWLDTGDAGQVSLIFHYDSRRVEIHSKRFSSFSPWYRQMLRKQVE; translated from the coding sequence ATGACTCTTATAAGAAATGGCAGGTATTTCTTTCCTTATATCTTCACATTGTGTTCATCGTCTTTCTGGCCGGTCATGCCAGATGTGAAGTGGTGCGGTTTACCTGCCTTGTTACTACTAATTTCTGTTTATATCCGCAGATGTCACTGGGTCACTGCGTTCTGTCTTGCTGTTATTGTCGCCCTTATTCATGGAAACCTTATGAAATGGCAAGCCAGTATGATCCTTCATTCCGGGCATGATATTACCATAAACGCAGAAGTTGACAGCTTTTTTAAACAAAATAGTTTCGGATATAGCGGAAATATTCATATCTTATCGATTAATCAGATAAAAATAAGCACATTAATTCAGCCTAAAGTGAAATTGTATTCACCCGTTCAGCTATCTCCGGGAGATATTGTCTGTTTCCATGTGAGAGTGAAACCTATTATCGGTTTACTCAATGAAGCAGGTTTTGACAGTGAAAAATATTATTTTGGTAAGCATATAGTGGCCCGGTTATTTGTAGAAAAACAATCAGATTTTATTGTTATCACACCACCTTCTTTCAGGATAATGTTATACAAACGTATAGAAAAATTAATTGAATATAATCAGTATCGCCCACTTTTGCTTGCATTGTCCTTTTCTGACAGAAATGAAATATCTAGCCAGCTCTGGCAGCAACTTAAGGAAACAGGACTTGCTCATTTGATCGCGATTTCAGGGCTTCACATTGGTATTGCTTATCTTCTTGGGTTTTCTTTTGGTTCTGTTATCGCCAGAACAGGCAGATACCTGCTGTGGTTCCCGGTGCTTATTGGCGGGATAACAGCGATAGCTTATGCCTGGCTGGCAGGTTTTTCTCTGCCGACTCAGAGAGCTTTGTGCATGATAGGTGTTTATCTGCTGTTACAGATTCAGCAAGTGCAGGTAAGTATTGCCCAAAAATATCTGATAACTCTGTCTTTTTTGCTGACACTTGATCCTTTTAGCTGTGTCCTGAGCAGTTTTTGGCTGTCATTTCTTTCAGTATTCTTTGTTTTATATTTTGCGAATCAATCCAGAGAAGAATTAGCCGGAATCAGGCAATGGATAAAAGGCCATGTCAGATTAACCATATGCATGTTGCCTGTTAGTGCTCTGTTTTTTGGGGGTATCAGTATTTTGTCTCCTCTTTATAATTTGATATGGATTCCGTGGTTTAGCTTTGTCATTGTTCCCGGGGTATTTCTGGCAATTATTATGAGTATCATTGAGCCATCGATGGCGATTTGGTTTTGGAAACTGACTGAATATTTGTTAAAACCAGTGGCTTTTTCGTTTGATTTTGCACGTTATAGCTGGGTATATATATCGGATCATTTATCAATGTGCATGTTGATATTGGTTCTCATCTTTCTGATCCGGCATCTTTTTACCCGCAAAATTTTTTATTTATTCATTTTACTGACTGTTGGGCGTTATGTTTATGTACTTCCCGGACGTACCTGGCAGGTTGATATTTTAGATGTCGGACATGGATTAGCTATATTAATAGAGAAAAATCAGCATTATGTACTTTATGACACCGGAAAAGGGTGGGGGGCAGGCAGTATTGCTCAGTCAGTGATTGACCCGATATTGCATCGCAGGGGTGCCAGCCACTTTGATGGTCTTATTCTCAGTCACCTGGATAATGATCATGCCGGAGGAAGAAAGTGGATAGAAAATCACTGGCATCCGGTCTGGAAACGTTCAAGTCAGTTATTAAAAAACTATTTGCCTTGTATTCAGGGAGAGCTGTGGGTATGGCAGGGACTTCAGTTTGATGTGCTCTGGCCTCCTTCTCTGGTGAAAAGAGCTTATAATCAGCACTCATGTGTTATCAGAATCACAGACGTGACGCATCACCATACAGTGATGTTGACCGGTGATATGACAGCGGAGAACGAACAGCAGATTATCAGACAGATGTCAGCATTGAGGAGTAATGTCCTGATTGTGCCACATCATGGTAGTCACACTTCTTCAACAAGACAATTCATCGCGCAGGTGCACCCACAGGTTGCGATTGCATCAACCGGGAAAGATAACCAGTGGCATTTACCTGATGTTCATGTGATGCAGCGATATGAATCTTTGGGGATCCCATGGCTGGATACCGGGGATGCAGGGCAAGTCAGTTTGATTTTTCATTACGATTCCCGGCGGGTTGAAATACATTCAAAGCGTTTCAGCTCCTTTTCGCCGTGGTATAGGCAGATGCTGCGCAAACAGGTAGAATAA
- a CDS encoding DUF2062 domain-containing protein, translated as MPKKLIKRFLPDRELIKRQKALKIFGNVLYNPNLWCLNRRSAAGAFAIGLFMAFVPLPSQMIMSAGLAIVCGVNLPLSIALVWVSNPITMPVLFYFAYKLGAWVLREPPQQFHFELSWDFITNQMSAIAPPLIVGCAICGLVCAVIGYFGIHGLWRYSVVRSWQKRQLK; from the coding sequence ATGCCTAAAAAACTCATTAAACGTTTCTTGCCGGACAGAGAACTGATCAAGCGCCAGAAAGCACTGAAAATTTTCGGGAATGTTCTTTATAACCCGAATTTGTGGTGTCTTAACCGCCGCTCTGCTGCTGGTGCTTTTGCAATTGGTCTTTTTATGGCTTTTGTTCCCCTTCCAAGTCAGATGATTATGTCTGCCGGACTGGCAATCGTATGCGGTGTGAACCTCCCGTTATCTATTGCTCTGGTCTGGGTCAGCAATCCAATCACAATGCCGGTTCTGTTTTATTTTGCATATAAGCTTGGCGCATGGGTTTTAAGAGAACCTCCTCAACAATTTCATTTTGAATTATCATGGGACTTCATTACCAACCAAATGTCTGCGATTGCTCCGCCACTCATTGTCGGATGTGCGATTTGCGGTCTTGTCTGTGCTGTTATCGGATACTTTGGCATCCACGGGCTTTGGCGCTACTCCGTCGTCCGGAGCTGGCAGAAGCGACAACTAAAGTAA
- the lolE gene encoding lipoprotein-releasing ABC transporter permease subunit LolE, translating into MISSLSLLIGFRFSRSRKRNQLVSFISVSSMIGIAFGVSVIIVGLSAMNGFERELNHRVLSVIPHGEFEGVRGPLHDWSKLIEKVDSFPDILAAAPYVRFVALAENGQQLKAVEVRGVDPISEDKVSDLSKYILGDSWKNFAPGQGQIILGQGVAERLGIKAGDSLTLMVPEKNAGSGLLKSPQRIRLQVSGLLKLHGQIDHNLVLIPMADAQQYTGIGHAVTGISMKVSDVFQAGQIVRQVGRQLDQYVYLMSWQRKYGYLYRDIQLVRTILYLVMVLVIGVASFNLVSTLTMAVKDRASEIAILRTMGASDHLIRKIFMWQGIFSGVSGSLAGSLVGVVVSVNLTEIIQYLERIFHHHFLSGDIYFVDFLPSQVRVEDVFMVSATAIVLSLVATLYPASRANRLNPATVLSAK; encoded by the coding sequence ATGATTTCTTCTTTATCTTTGTTGATCGGTTTTCGTTTCAGCCGTTCCCGGAAGCGGAATCAACTCGTGTCTTTTATTTCAGTGTCATCGATGATTGGCATCGCATTTGGTGTTTCCGTCATCATTGTCGGATTATCGGCAATGAATGGTTTTGAACGTGAACTGAATCACCGGGTTCTTTCCGTGATTCCTCATGGAGAATTTGAAGGTGTCAGAGGACCGTTGCATGACTGGTCAAAACTGATTGAAAAAGTGGATAGTTTTCCGGATATTCTGGCTGCGGCTCCTTACGTTCGTTTTGTTGCGCTTGCCGAGAATGGTCAGCAATTGAAAGCAGTTGAAGTTCGTGGGGTTGATCCCATCAGTGAGGATAAGGTCTCTGATTTATCAAAATATATTTTGGGTGACAGCTGGAAAAACTTTGCTCCGGGACAGGGACAAATCATTTTAGGCCAGGGTGTTGCAGAGCGGCTGGGAATCAAGGCCGGCGATTCACTCACTCTGATGGTTCCGGAAAAAAATGCCGGTTCAGGATTATTAAAATCTCCTCAGCGAATCAGGCTTCAGGTCAGTGGGTTATTAAAGTTACATGGTCAGATTGATCATAATTTAGTCCTCATTCCTATGGCAGATGCACAGCAGTACACGGGTATCGGTCATGCCGTTACCGGGATTTCCATGAAGGTCTCTGATGTTTTTCAGGCAGGTCAAATTGTCCGTCAGGTTGGTCGCCAGCTGGATCAATATGTCTATCTGATGAGCTGGCAGCGCAAATACGGATACCTGTACCGGGATATTCAGCTGGTCAGAACGATTCTTTATTTAGTGATGGTTCTGGTGATTGGTGTGGCGAGTTTTAATCTTGTTTCAACCCTGACGATGGCGGTCAAAGATCGGGCATCAGAAATTGCGATTCTGAGAACAATGGGTGCATCAGATCATTTAATCCGTAAGATTTTTATGTGGCAGGGCATATTTTCAGGTGTATCAGGCAGTCTGGCAGGCAGTCTCGTCGGCGTCGTAGTTTCTGTCAATCTCACCGAAATCATTCAATATCTGGAACGTATTTTTCATCATCATTTTCTTTCCGGGGATATTTACTTTGTTGACTTTTTGCCATCTCAGGTCAGAGTGGAAGATGTTTTCATGGTATCAGCGACGGCAATTGTTCTTAGCTTAGTGGCGACCCTGTACCCGGCTTCCCGGGCTAACCGGTTAAACCCGGCCACGGTCCTTTCTGCAAAGTAG
- the lolD gene encoding lipoprotein-releasing ABC transporter ATP-binding protein LolD: protein MSNLLDCHCVKKTYREGSLSAQVLNGVSFSMLPGELVSIVGASGSGKSTLLHILGALDTPTSGDVSFLGQPLSGLKDKQQARIRNRHIGFIYQFHHLLSDFSALENVAMPLLIGGEKTSLARRTAEDWLKKVGLSHRVDHRPSELSGGERQRVAIARALVNQPELVLADEPTGNLDYQTAHSIYDLMRELNELSKTAFLVVTHDQELANKMDRKLFMKDGLLVQVGAS from the coding sequence ATGAGTAATCTTCTTGATTGTCATTGTGTAAAAAAAACTTACCGGGAAGGCAGCCTGTCTGCACAAGTCTTAAATGGTGTGAGCTTCTCAATGTTGCCGGGAGAGCTCGTGTCTATCGTCGGGGCATCAGGCTCGGGAAAGAGCACTTTGTTACATATACTGGGAGCGTTAGATACACCGACAAGCGGGGATGTCAGCTTTTTAGGGCAGCCCTTATCTGGTTTGAAAGACAAGCAACAAGCCAGGATCCGGAATCGGCATATTGGCTTTATTTATCAGTTTCACCACTTATTATCTGATTTCAGTGCATTAGAAAATGTAGCAATGCCTTTGCTTATTGGCGGAGAAAAAACGTCCCTGGCCCGCCGCACTGCTGAAGACTGGTTAAAGAAAGTCGGGCTGTCACACCGAGTTGATCACAGGCCAAGTGAGTTATCTGGCGGGGAGAGGCAGCGGGTAGCGATTGCCAGAGCTTTAGTCAATCAACCCGAACTGGTATTGGCCGACGAACCAACCGGAAATCTTGATTATCAGACTGCACATTCAATTTATGACTTAATGCGGGAGCTGAATGAATTGTCAAAGACTGCTTTCTTAGTGGTAACGCATGATCAGGAACTGGCCAATAAAATGGATCGTAAGTTGTTTATGAAAGATGGTCTGCTGGTTCAGGTGGGGGCTTCATGA
- the lolC gene encoding lipoprotein-releasing ABC transporter permease subunit LolC, with protein MFHPVSVFIGLRYLRGQSGDRFSRFVSRISTAGITIGVLSLVVVLSVMNGFESQLKGRILGVLPQAMVYQSKEKTPWSETPPAFISGLPVSHQAEPLVRSEAIIQSTTELSAGILLGISPRQDDPVAGYLIAGNMTNIRPGAYSVFLGSQLARRLNVSPGDKVRLMVTQASLYTPLGRIPSQRNFTVAGVFNTGSDIDGQLMITHIHDAQRLLRLKDNTISGWRLFFDDPFVVSGIDRSVLPDGWHWSDWREQRGELFQAVKMEKNMMGLMLGLIVAIAAFNIISALIMVVMEKQSEVAILKTQGMNKRQVLFIFIVQGASSGIVGAISGGILGILLATYLNEILSVLGVDLRTLGGSLPIDIHLMQVVVVELFTIGLSILATFYPSLRASSVHPAEALRYE; from the coding sequence ATGTTTCATCCTGTTTCTGTTTTTATCGGGCTCCGGTATCTGAGGGGACAATCAGGAGATCGATTCAGCCGTTTTGTTTCAAGAATATCCACAGCCGGTATTACTATTGGTGTTTTGTCACTGGTGGTGGTGTTGTCGGTGATGAATGGGTTTGAATCACAGCTGAAAGGCCGGATCTTAGGTGTATTACCTCAGGCAATGGTGTATCAGTCAAAAGAAAAGACCCCATGGAGTGAGACGCCGCCTGCTTTTATTTCCGGATTACCTGTCAGTCATCAGGCTGAGCCTCTGGTTCGCAGTGAAGCCATCATCCAGAGTACGACGGAACTTTCAGCCGGCATTTTGTTAGGTATTTCTCCCCGACAGGATGATCCTGTTGCGGGTTATCTGATTGCCGGAAATATGACAAATATCCGCCCGGGCGCTTATTCTGTCTTTCTTGGCAGTCAGCTCGCCAGGCGTTTGAATGTTTCCCCGGGAGATAAAGTGCGTTTAATGGTGACGCAGGCAAGCCTGTATACTCCTTTGGGACGAATTCCCAGTCAGAGAAATTTCACAGTCGCTGGTGTATTTAATACCGGTTCTGACATTGATGGTCAGCTGATGATTACCCATATTCATGATGCGCAACGATTGTTACGCTTGAAGGACAATACCATTTCGGGCTGGCGGTTGTTTTTTGATGATCCATTTGTGGTGTCCGGTATTGATCGTTCTGTTTTGCCTGATGGATGGCATTGGAGTGACTGGCGGGAGCAGCGTGGCGAGCTTTTTCAGGCAGTAAAAATGGAAAAAAACATGATGGGGTTGATGTTAGGACTTATTGTTGCAATTGCAGCATTTAACATTATTTCTGCATTAATTATGGTCGTTATGGAAAAGCAATCTGAAGTGGCTATTTTGAAGACTCAGGGGATGAACAAGCGACAGGTTCTGTTTATTTTTATTGTTCAGGGAGCAAGTAGCGGAATTGTCGGCGCGATATCCGGAGGTATATTGGGTATCTTGTTAGCCACATATCTGAATGAAATTCTGTCTGTTCTGGGTGTTGATTTAAGAACGCTGGGTGGCTCTCTTCCGATCGATATTCACCTGATGCAGGTCGTTGTCGTTGAGTTGTTTACGATTGGGCTGAGTATATTGGCAACATTTTATCCTTCTTTGCGGGCATCATCCGTTCATCCAGCTGAGGCACTAAGATATGAGTAA
- a CDS encoding PilZ domain-containing protein, whose translation MIEQEFFTVVHSLTTNIEPLTEDFLFPDNEDFIAEIPVPFVVASEFSQLEQLADTAKQELKNRDLKSLVNLLDSQNRKLNLLLNFMLSQQNDPSLCHQTASFGASQFTYISEKPVADDTKLRVKLFLDHPPSAIYCYAETESCQQEDAHYLVKARYVRLRDSDQDLLIKAALYQQQKLLRQRSVERDND comes from the coding sequence ATGATCGAACAAGAGTTTTTTACAGTCGTTCACTCACTGACAACCAATATCGAACCATTGACTGAAGATTTTTTATTCCCGGATAATGAGGATTTCATCGCCGAAATTCCGGTACCATTTGTTGTCGCAAGTGAGTTCAGTCAGTTGGAACAATTGGCTGACACCGCAAAACAGGAATTAAAAAACCGGGATCTGAAGAGTTTAGTGAATCTGCTTGACAGTCAAAACCGGAAATTGAACCTGTTGCTTAATTTTATGCTGTCTCAACAAAACGATCCTTCACTGTGTCATCAGACGGCATCTTTTGGCGCAAGTCAGTTTACTTACATCAGTGAAAAACCTGTCGCTGACGATACAAAACTCCGGGTAAAATTATTCCTTGATCATCCGCCATCTGCAATTTATTGCTATGCTGAGACTGAATCATGCCAGCAAGAAGATGCTCACTATTTAGTTAAAGCCCGATATGTTCGTCTCAGAGACAGCGATCAGGATTTGCTGATTAAAGCAGCACTTTATCAACAACAAAAATTACTTCGTCAACGTTCTGTTGAAAGAGACAACGACTAA